The DNA region CAGTCGAAGGGCAGAGTCTCCTGGAGCGGGGCATACAGTTCCTGAAAGAGGTCCGCGCGGAGGTGGCCAAGGTGACCTGGCCCGGCAGCACCGAGGTCAAGGGTGCAACCGTGGTGGTGATAGTGGTCTGTGTCATCGTGGCTTTCATAATCTGGGGGATAGACAAGCTCATCAGCCTGGGCATGGACGCGATATTCTAAGAGCGAGCTGACAGGACG from bacterium includes:
- the secE gene encoding preprotein translocase subunit SecE, encoding MTNQAEKTVEGQSLLERGIQFLKEVRAEVAKVTWPGSTEVKGATVVVIVVCVIVAFIIWGIDKLISLGMDAIF